One segment of Pandoraea pnomenusa DNA contains the following:
- the soxA gene encoding sulfur oxidation c-type cytochrome SoxA has protein sequence MLAIAGLSAPAFAAESSTADAIAQYREMLADGNPAELVEMRGEALWKTPRGPNNVSLAQCDLGLGPGVVKDAYAQLPRYFPDTKRVLDAESRIVECMVNLQGFKRADVIKQPFSKEGQDPTDLESLTAYVAGQSRGATIRVPQSHKEEKEAYARGQKIFFYRAGPYDFSCASCHGADDKRIRLQDLPNLTKPVAARQAFATWPGYRVSQGALRTMQWRMNDCFRQQRMPVLNYGSQASIDLITFIGVMANGGKMDAPGLKR, from the coding sequence CCTGAGCGCACCCGCATTCGCCGCGGAAAGCTCCACGGCAGACGCCATCGCGCAATACCGCGAGATGCTCGCCGACGGCAATCCGGCGGAACTCGTCGAAATGCGTGGCGAAGCGCTCTGGAAGACGCCGCGAGGCCCGAACAACGTATCGCTTGCGCAGTGCGACCTGGGCCTGGGCCCCGGCGTCGTGAAAGATGCCTACGCGCAATTGCCGCGCTACTTCCCCGATACCAAGCGCGTGCTCGACGCCGAGTCGCGCATCGTCGAATGCATGGTGAATCTGCAGGGCTTCAAGCGTGCGGACGTCATCAAGCAGCCGTTCTCCAAGGAAGGTCAGGACCCGACCGATCTCGAGTCGCTCACCGCCTACGTTGCCGGTCAGTCGCGCGGCGCGACCATTCGCGTACCGCAGTCGCACAAGGAAGAGAAGGAAGCCTATGCGCGCGGACAGAAGATCTTCTTTTACCGGGCCGGTCCGTACGATTTTTCGTGCGCGTCGTGCCACGGGGCGGACGACAAGCGCATTCGCTTGCAGGATCTGCCGAATCTGACAAAACCTGTCGCGGCGCGTCAGGCGTTTGCGACGTGGCCGGGGTATCGCGTGTCGCAAGGGGCATTGCGCACGATGCAGTGGCGGATGAACGACTGTTTCCGTCAGCAGCGCATGCCCGTGCTGAATTACGGCTCGCAGGCGTCGATCGATCTGATTACCTTCATCGGTGTGATGGCCAATGGCGGCAAGATGGACGCCCCTGGCCTGAAGCGCTGA